From the genome of Thermococcus sp.:
GAAATCAGCAGGCCGGAGAGCATGAGCGTTAGAGGAATGTGGGTCCCGCTGTAATCCGCCAGAATCAGTCCGACAAAACCGCCCGCGAGTATTCCCGCCGCTTCAATCACGAATCCGGCAAGCATCTTGAGGAGCAGAAGACGCGCGGGAGGAAACGGGAGCGAAAGGAGGAGCTCGTGAATGCCGAGGAGCTTCTCCCTGAAGATAGCTCCGCTGAAGAAGAGCGGGAACACTATGGCGAGTGAAACGCTCGTTATTCCGACAATCGTTTCTCCTGAGACAGGAACCCAGCTGGACAACCAGTAGACTGTAGCCGTTAACCATGGGATTGAGATAATGTTGAGCCCAATATGCTTCGCGGTGTATTTGACCTCCTCCCAGAGCTGGGCTTGGGTCAGTTTCATTATCCCGCCTCCAGATTCAGACACTTTTGTTTTATTTCTCCCGTATTTATGCCTTTCATGAACTCAAGGTTGAGAAAGGAAAGTTTCACAGCGGTGAGGGTACGCGGGACTCCATTATTCTAAAAACCCGCACATAAACGAGAACAAGGAGAACGAACACAGGAATCATAAGGGCAAAGCTCCCCGCCAATCCAGAAAAATTCACAAGCCTGCCGATTAATGCGTAGAACACGGCGCCAACAGAGGCGGAAACGCTCATCCTCGTCGAGATTATCGTACTGCGGTACTCGTTGGGAACGACCTCATTGATTAAGAGGGTGTATCCAGTGAAATAAACCGCCTCGCCAAGGGAGTAACTTGCCAATGCCAGAACCCCAGCAATCTCAGCGTGCACGCCGGCAAACATCAGATAAGAGAGTAGTATTAGGGAAATTGACATCTTGAAAAGCGAAGCGTACGACTTCTCTTTTCCCCTTCCAATCCAGAGAATCAGGAAACCTGCCAAGATTCCCATTGCCGATTTTAGGGAGTAGAGAGGGCCAAGGGCTTCCACTTTGAGCTTAAGAATGCTCGTAAAATAAAGCTGCCACGAGTATAGAAAATGCAAGTGAGGAAGTGTGAAGAGCATATCCGCGATGAAGAGGTAGTGCAGGATTGGACCTCTGAGGACTAACGAAATGCCCTCCCAGACTATCACCAGGACACCTTTTTCTCTGGTCCCCCAGTTCTCATTGAGGAGGAGAACGACAAGAAATGCTCCAAAGAAGTTCAAGATGGCCGCAGCGTAGA
Proteins encoded in this window:
- a CDS encoding MFS transporter translates to YLYSLYLLIMFATDVFTGGIADRYGRRKTLALGMILYGLSMALIGASHRFLACALAYGLAALGSSLLSGTLQAWYFTEVKTQDLGRNEAKKAYGLLRSINSANSLLIGIITATIVAFVGMRSVFYAAAILNFFGAFLVVLLLNENWGTREKGVLVIVWEGISLVLRGPILHYLFIADMLFTLPHLHFLYSWQLYFTSILKLKVEALGPLYSLKSAMGILAGFLILWIGRGKEKSYASLFKMSISLILLSYLMFAGVHAEIAGVLALASYSLGEAVYFTGYTLLINEVVPNEYRSTIISTRMSVSASVGAVFYALIGRLVNFSGLAGSFALMIPVFVLLVLVYVRVFRIMESRVPSPL